CGCTGGTCAACTCGAACGCCCAGACATAGCGGGTGAAGATGAGCACCGCCAGACCCTCGACGTTGCCCGCCCCGTTCGCTTGCTCGAGCCCGACAAACCCGCTGACCGAGGAGTTGCCGATGGCGCCGATCAGCAGAATCCCGAACCCGACACCGACACCGATCGCCGAGATCCGCTGCCCGCGGATGGTTTCCACCAGTGACTCCGAGGAGTCGACGCCGATCAGCATCAGCACGAACAGGAACAACATCATCACCGCGCCGGTGTAGACCACGATCTGCACGACACCGAGGAACACCGCGTCCTGCGCGATGTAGAGCACCGCGAGGTTGATCATCGTGATGGCCAGGAAGATCGCCGAGTACACCGCCTTCGGGGCGGCCACGACGCCGATCGCGCTGCCGAGGATCACCGCACCCAAGATCCAGAACAGCACCGCCTCACCGGTCGAGGTCCGCGTCAACGGTTCCCCGTCGATCGCGACGGCCAGCACGGTCAGGGTCATGGGGTCGTCTCCGGGTGCCGGGTCAGCCCGTCCGCGGTGATGTTGCCGCGGTAGTAGTCCTCGTCGGTGCTGCCCGCGGCCATGCCGTGCGGTGGCGGGGTCATCTCGGCGGTCAGTGGGGCCAGCAGCTTGTCCTTGCCGTAGATCAGATCGGAGCGATTGTCGTCGGCCATCTCGTAGTCGTTGGTCATGGTCAGCGCACGGGTCGGGCAGGCTTCGATGCACAGTCCGCAGCCGATGCAGCGCAGATAGTTGATCTGATAGACCTGCCCGTACCGCTCACCGGGCGAGAACCGTTGCTGCTCGGTGTTGTCCGCGCCTTCCACATAGATGGCGTCGGCGGGGCAGGCCCACGCGCACAGCTCGCAGCCGATGCATTTCTCTAGGCCGTCGGCGTACCGGTTGAGTTGGTGGCGGCCGTGGTAGCGCGCCGCGACGGGGCCGGGTTCCTCCGGGTACTGCTCGGTGAGCGGCTTCTTGAACATCGTCTTGAACGTGACACCGAACCCGGCCAGGGCATCGCGGATCCTAGACATCGGAGTGCTCCCTCGGTGTGGGCGCCGGGGCGGACCGGCGCGGTGGGCTCGGGATGGGCGGGACCGGATACACACTGACCGCGCCCGGATCGCTGGGCAGGCTGAACTCGGGGATCGCGTTGCGCCGCACGGTCCGCCGGATCAGCAGCACCAGGACGACGGCCAGCACGGCGCCGAGGCTGATCAGCGCGCTCACCCAGCCGGGGGAGCCGTCCCTGCGCATCGTGCGGCTGATGGCGACGACGACGATCCAGCCCAGCGACACCGGGATGAGCAGCTTCCAGCCCAACGCCATGAACTGGTCGTAGCGCAGCCGCGGCAGCGTGGCGCGCAGCCACATGTAGAGGAACATGAACGTCCACACCTTGGCGACGAACCACAGCAGCGGCCACCACCCGGAATTCGCGCCGTCGATCATGTTGAACGGGAACGGTGCCTGCCAGCCGCCGAGGAACATGGTGGTGGCCAGCGCCGACACCGTCGTCATGTTGACGTACTCGGCGAGCATGAACATCGCGAACTTCAGCGACGAGTACTCGGTGTGGAAACCGCCGACCAGCTCACCCTCGGCCTCGGGCAGGTCGAACGGCGCCCGGTTGGTTTCGCCGACCATGGAGACCACGTACACCAGGAAGGAGGGCAGCAGCAGGAACACGAACCAGGTCCCGGACTGGGCGGCGACGATCCCCGAGGTGGACATGGTGCCGGCGTAGAGGAACACCGCGACGAACGACAGCGCCATCGCGATCTCGTAGGAGATCACCTGGGCGCTGGACCGCAGCCCGCCGAGCAGAGGATAGGTGGATCCGGATGACCACCCGGCCAACACGATTCCGTACACCCCGATCGAGGTGACCGCCAGCACGTAGAGCACCGCCACCGGCAGGTCGGTGAGCTGCAGCGGCGTGGTGTGCCCGAACACCGACACCAGCCCGCCCATCGGGATGACCGCGAACGCCATGATCGCCGGGATGACCGCGATCACCGGGGCCAGCAGATAGAGGGGTTTGTCCACCCCGGCCGGGATGAGGCCCTCCTTGAGGGCGAGTTTGACGCCGTCGGCAAGGCTCTGCAGCAGGCCGAACGGTCCGACGCGGTTGGGCCCGAACCGCATCTGCATGCGGCCCAGGACTTTCCGTTCGACCAGGATGGCCACCAGCACGGTCAACAGCAGGAAGACGAAGATGGCCAGGCACTTGGCGAGCATCAGCCACCACGGGTCATGGCCGAAGGAGTTCAGATCGGGCATTGTCATGGGCGATCCCGCTCCGCTTCTCGCCGGTTCATCGCCGAGATCCCGACGATCGCCCCGGCGGCCGCACCCAGCATCCGGTACACCGGGCCGGCGGAGTTCAGCGGCACCCACACCACCCGGTCCGGCATCTCGGTCACCGCCACCGGCAGCCGCAGGTCACCGCGCTCGGTCCAGATCCGCACCGGATCACCGTCGGCGCAGCCGATCTCGTCGGCAGTCGCCGCGGACAGCCGCGCCACGGCGGGGCGGGCCGTGCCGGCCAGGTACGGTTCGCCATCCTGCATCCGGCCGCCGTCGAGCAACATCCGCCAGCCGGTCAGGACCGCCTCACCCGGGCCGGGCCGGGCCGGGCCGGCCGGCGGGACACTCGGTGCGGCGGCACGTGGTCCTGCCCAGCTGCCCAGCCGGTCCAGATCGGCCCGGACCGCGGCGGCGTCGGTGAGCCCCAGATCCACGCCGACCTCGTCGGCCAGTGCGGCGAGCACCCGCATATCCGAGGTCGCCGACGGCGGCAGCGCCGCACCGAAGGACCGGTACCGGCCCTCCCAGTTCACGAAGGTGCCGGCCTTCTCCGCGACCGGGGCCACCGGGAACACCACGTCGGCACGGTCGGTGACGGCGCTGCGCCGCAACTCCAGACTGACCACGAACGGCGCGGCGTCGATGGCCGCCAGCGCCGCCTCCGGGTCGGGCAGATCGTCGACCTCGACGCCGCCGATGAGCAGGGCCTGCAGCTCGCCGGATGCCGCGGCGGTGAGGATTGCCGCGGTGTCGCGGCCCGGCGTGGACGGAAGGCGTTCGACGTGCCAGGCCGCCGCGACTTCCCCGCGGGCGGTGTCGTCGGCCACCGGGCGGCCGCCGGGCAGCAGATGCGGGACGGCCCCGGCCTCCAACGCGCCGCGATCCCCGGCCCGCCGCGGCACCCAGCCCAGCCGGGCGCCGGTGGCCGCGGCCAGTCGTACCGCAGCGGAATAGGCGCCCGGGGATCCGGCCAGCCGTTCGCCGACCAGAATCAAGGAACCGGACGGTAATTCGTCGCCCAGGCCGTCCAGCGCCGCGGCCTCGCCGCCCGGTGCGGCCGTGATCAGCCGGCCACCCAGCTTGTGCAACCCGCGACTGGTGAACGGACCGACCGACAGTACCGGCAGCCGGTGCTTGCGGACGGCCTTGCGCAACCGCAGGAAGACGATCGGGGATTCCTCTTCGGGCTCGAAACCCGCCAATACCACCGCCGGCGCGGATTCGATGTCGGCGTAGCCGACCGACTGCGGTAGGCCGGCGACCGCATGGGCGAGGAAGTCGGCCTCCTCGGCGGAATGCACCCGGGCACGGAAGTCGATGTCGTTGGTGTCCAGGATGATCCGGGCGAACTTCGCGTAGCCGTAGGCGTCCTCGACGGTGGCCCGCCCGCCGACCAGGACACCGGCCCGGCCGGCCGCCGCGGTCAGGCCGCGCACCGCAACCGCCACCGCCTCCGACCAGGACGCCGGGCGCTGGCTGCCGTCCGGGTCGCGGACCAGGGGAGTGCCGATGCGATCGTGCTGGCGGGCGTAGGTGAAGGCCCAGCGGCCCTTGTCGCAGTTCCATTCCTCGTTGACTTCCGGATCGTCACCGGCCAGTCGCCGCAACACCTTTCCACGCCGATGATCGGTGCGTTGCGCACATCCCGAGGCGCAGTGTTCGCAGACGCTGGGGGTCGACACCAGGTCGAACGGGCGGGCCCGGAAACGGTAGGCGGTGCCGGTGAGCGCGCCGACCGGGCAGATCTGCACGGTGTTGCCCGAGAAGTAGGAGTCGAAGGCCTCCCCGTCGGCGATACCGACCTGTTGCAGCGCACCGCGTTCCAGCATTTCGATGGACGGATCACCGGCGATCTGATCGGAGAACCGGGTGCACCGCGCGCACAGCACACACCGTTCCCGGTCCAGCAGCACCTGTGTGGACAGGCTGATCGGCTTCGGGTAGATGCGTTTGACGTCGGTGAACCGGGAGTCGCTGCGGCCGTTGGACATCGCCTGGTTCTGCAGCGGGCATTCCCCGCCCTTGTCGCAGACCGGGCAGTCCAGCGGGTGGTTGATCAGCAGCAGTTCCATCACCCCGCGCTGCGCCTTGTCGGCGATCTCGGAGGTCAGCTGGGTGCGCACCACCATGTCCGGGGTGACCGCCGCGGTGCAGGAGGCCAGCGGTTTGCGTTGCCCCTCGACCTCGACCAGGCATTGCCGGCACGCGCCGACCGGCTCCAGCAGCGGATGGTCGCAGAACCGCGGGATCTGGATGCCCATCAGCTCGGCGGCCCGGATCAGCAGCGTGCCCTTGGGCACACTGACCTGATGCCCGTCGATGGTCAGCGACACCATCTCGACTCCGGTGGTCTCCTCGGCCGGCCCGGCAAGCGTCATGCCCCCGCCCCCCTTCTCTCCGCGAGCAGACGCGAATGGCCGCGAAACAGCCCATTTCTGCGGCCATTCGCGACTGCTCGCCGGTAAGAGGTGACCCGCAGGACCGTCATGCCCCCGCCCCTTCCACCGCGAACAGCGTCGACGCATACGGGTCGAACGGACAGCCACCGTCCAGATGCGCCAGGTACTCGTCGCGGAAGTACTTGATGGAGGAGATGATCGGGCTGGCCGCACCGTCGCCGAGTGCGCAGAACGACTTCCCCAGGATCGCGTCGGCGATGTCGAGCAGCTTGTCGATGTCGGCCTGGCTCGCCGCACCCTCCTCCAGGCGCTGGTAGATCTGCGCCAGCCAGTAGGTTCCCTCCCGGCACGGTGTGCACTTGCCGCAGGACTCGTGGGCGTAGAACTGCGTCCACCGGCGCACCGCCCGCACCACGCATGTGGTCTCGTCGAAGATCTGCAACGCCTTGGTGCCCAGCATCGAGCCGGCGCCGGCCACCCCCTCGTAATCCAGTGGCACGTCCAGATGTTCGGTGGTCAACAGGGGCGTCGAGGAGCCTCCCGGGGTCCAGAACTTCAGCTGGTGCCCGGCCCGCACGCCACCGGCGTAGTCGAGCAGTTCCCGCAGTGTGATGCCCAGCGGTGCCTCGTACTGGCCCGGACGGGTCACGTGCCCGGACAGCGAGTACAGCGTGAATCCGGGGGACTTGTCCGAGCCCATCGACTTGAACCAGTCCACCCCGCGGGACACGATGGCGGGCACGCTGGCAATAGATTCGACGTTGTTGACCACCGTCGGGCAGGCATACAGACCGGCGACCGCCGGGAACGGCGGACGCAGCCGCGGCTGCCCGCGCCGGCCCTCCAGGGAGTCCAGCAGCGCGGTCTCCTCGCCGCAGATGTAGGCCCCGGCCCCGGCGTGCACCACCAGGTCCAGATCGAAACCGGTGCCCCGGATGTCGGTGCCCAGGTAGCCGGCCTCGTAGGCTTCGACGACGGCGGCCCGCAGCCTGCGCAGCACCGGCACCACCTCACCGCGCACGTAGATGAACGCGTGCCGGGCGCCGATCGCGTACGCGGCGATGATCGCGCCCTCGACCAGCACGTGCGGTGTGGCCATCAGCAACGGAATGTCCTTGCACGTACCGGGTTCGGACTCGTCGGCGTTGACCACCAGATAGTGCGGTTTGGGATCATGGGCGTTGATGAACGACCACTTCTGCCCGGTCGGGAATCCGGCCCCGCCGCGTCCGCGCAGGCCGGACTCCTTGACCAGGCCGATCACCTCGGCGGGGGTCATCCCCAGCGCGGTGTCCAGGGCCCGGTAGCCGTCGTGGCGCAGATAGGTTTCCAGCGTCCAGGACTGCGGGTCGTCCCAGTAGCGGCTGAGCACCGGTGTCAGTGACGTCACTGTTCACCTCGGCTCACCCGCAGTCCGGCCAGCGTCGCCGCGCCGGCCGGGGAGGTGTCGGGGGCGCCGGCGTCGACACCGGCCAGGATGCGGGCGGTCTGGCGGAAGGTGCACAGCGTGGCGCCGCGGGTCGGGGTGACGGGCTGTCCCGCCCGCAGGTCGTCGACGAGATCCCGCGCCGTCGACGGTGTCTGGTTGTCGAAGAACTCCCAGTTCACCATCAGCACCGGCGCGTAGTCACAGGCGGCGTTGCATTCGATGTGCTCCAGCGTGATCGACCCGTCCGCGGTGCTCTGCCCGGCACGGATGCCGAGATGCTGCTCCAGCACGTCCAGGAGGGCGTCACCACCCATCACCGCGCACAGCGTGTTGGTACAGACGCCGATGAGGTAGTCCCCGGTCGGGGTGCGCCGGTACATCGAGTAGAAGGTGGCGACGGCGGTCACCTCGGCCGGCGTCAACCCGAGTTGGTCTGCGCAGAAGGCGATCCCGGCGGGGGTGAGGTAGCCGTCCTCGGCCTGCACCAGGTGCAGCAGGGGCAGCAGCGCCGACCGGGCCACCGGGTAGCGGGCGATGATCTGCTCGGCATCGGCGGCCAGGTGGGCGCTCACCTCGTCCGAGTACGTCTGTGGCCCGGCACTGATCGGTGGTCCCGCCTCCTCTGGACGCTGACCGAGTTGCAGATCGATGGCGGTCATCTGGCTATCACCTGTCCACACCCCCCATGACCGGGTCGATGGATGCCACCGCAGAGATCGCGTCGGCCACCATGCCGCCCTCACACATCGCCGCCACCGCCTGCAGGTTGGTGAACGACGGATCCCGGTAATGCACCCGGTACGGGCGGGTGCCGCCGTCGCTGACCATGTGCACCCCGAGTTCCCCGCGGGGTGACTCGACCGCGACATACACCTGGCCGGCGGGCACCCGGATACCCTCGGTGACCAATTTGAAGTGGTGGATGAGCGCCTCCATCGAGGACCCCATGATCTTGGCGATGTGCTCCTCGGAGTTGCCCAGCCCGTCCGGGCCGACCGTGAGATCCGCCGGCCAGGCCAGCTTCTTGTCGGTCAGCATCACCGGCCCCGGCTTGAGCCGAGACACACACTGTTCGACGATCTTCAGCGATTCCTTCATCTCGTCGACGCGAATCAGGTAGCGGCCGTAGGCATCGCACCCGGTGTCGGTGCACACTTCGAAGTCGTAGGTCTCATATCCGCAGTACGGCTGCGCCCGGCGCAGGTCATGCGGCAGACCGGTGGATCGCAGCACCGGACCGGTGATGCCCAGCGCCATGCACCCGGTCAGGTCCAGGTAGCCGATGCCCTCGGTGCGGGCCTTCCAGATGTAGTTCTCGCGGAGCAGCTTCTCCAGATCACGGAGCCGGCCGGGCAGGATGTCGATGAGTTCGCGCAGCTGCGGCATCGCCTCCTCGGGCAGATCCGCGGCCAGGCCACCGGGCCGGATGTAGGCGTGGTTCATCCGTAGGCCGGTGATGGTCTCGAACACGCTCAGGATGAGCTCGCGTTCCCGGAACCCGAAGAACATCGCCGACATCGCGCCCAGTTCCATCCCGCCGGTGGCCAGTGCGACCAGATGGCTGGAGATGCGGTTGAGTTCCATCAGCAGGACCCGGATGACGCTGGCGCGTTCGGGGATGTCGTCGGTGACGCCGAGCAGTTTCTCCACGCCCAGGCAGTAGGCGGTCTCGTTGAAAAACGGTGACAGGTAGTCCATCCGGGTCACGAAGGTGACGCCCTGCGTCCAGTTGCGGTACTCCAGGTTCTTCTCGATACCGGTGTGCAGGTAACCGATCCCGCACCGGGCCTCGACGATCGTCTCGCCCTCGATCTCCAGGATCAGCCGCAGCACACCGTGAGTGGAGGGATGCTGCGGACCCATGTTCACCACGATGCGCTCACCGGCGTGTTCCCGGGCGGCCGCCACCACGGCATCCCAGTCCTGGCCGCCGACCATCACGACGGGCGGGTCGGTCTCGGTCGACATCAGCTGTAGGCCCTCCGCTCATCGGGCGGCGGGATCTGTGCCCCGTGATACTCGACGGGGATGCCGCCCAACGGGTAGTCCTTGCGTTGCGGGTGCCCGACCCAGTCGTCGGGCATCTCGATGCGGGTCAGCGACGGGTGCCCGTCGAAGATGATGCCGAAGAAGTCGTAGGTCTCCCGTTCATGCCAATCGGTGGTCGGATACACCGAAAACAGGGACGGCACATGCGGATCGGTGTCCGGTGCGGCGCACTCGAGCTGGATGCGGCGGTTGTGGGTGATCGACATCAGTGGATAGACCGCGTGCAGTTCGCGGCCCGTCTCGCCCGGATAGTGCACCCCGGAGACACCCAGGCACAGCTCGAATCGCAGCGCGGGATCGTCGCGCAGTGTCCGGGCCACCGCCACCAGGTGCTCGCGGCTGATGTCCATGGTGAGCTGATCGCGGAAGACCACGATGCGCTCCACCGCGGCGGCGAACACGTCGTCCCCGAGCGCGGCGATCAATGCGTCGACGACCTCGTCGAAGTACCCGCCGTAGGGCCGTGGGGAATTGCCCGGCAGTGTGACCTCGCGGACCAGCCGGCCGTACCCGGAGGTGTCACCGGTGCCGGTGACCCCGAACATGCCCCGGCGGGTGCCGATCACCTCTTGATCACCGAACCCCGCGCTGGTGTCTTCGGATGTCATGGGCGCAGCAATCCGGTCAGTTCGATGGTGGGCCGCGATGCGAGCGCGGCCTCTTCGGCGGCGGCGATCGCCTCGGCCCGGTTGACTCCGAGCGGCATCTCGGCAATCTTGGCGTGCAGCTTGAGGATTGCGTTGAGCAACATCTCCGGGCGGGGCGGGCACCCGGGCAGGTAGATGTCCACCGGCACCACATGGTCGACGCCCTGCACCACCGCGTAGTTGTTGAACATTCCGCCCGAGGAGGCGCACACCCCCATGGCCAGTACCCATTTCGGCTCGGCCATCTGGTCATAGACCTGACGCAGCACCGGGGCCATCTTCTGACTGACCCGTCCGGCCACGATCATCAGGTCGGCTTGGCGTGGTGTCGCCGAGAAGCGCTCCATGCCGAACCGGGAGATGTCGAAGCGCGGGCCGGCGGTGGCCATCATCTCGATGGCGCAGCACGCCAGCCCGAAGGTGGCCGGCCACAGCGATCCCTTGCGCACGTAACCGGCGACCTTCTCCACGGTGGACAGCAGGATGCCGCCGGGCAGTTGTTCCTCTAGTCCCATGCGAGCCCTCCCCGGCGCCAGACGTAGGTGTAGGCCACGAAGACGGTGAGCATGAACAGCAGCATCTCCACCACCGCGAACAGCCCCAGCGAGTCGAAGGTCACCGCCCACGGGTAGAGAAACACGATCTCGATGTCGAAGATGATGAACAGCATCGCGATCAGGTAGTACCTGATCGGGAACCGCTGACCGGTCGCGAGCTTGGCGGCCGCGGCGGGGAGCAGCGGCTCGATGCCGCATTCGTAGGCTTCGAGTTTGGCGCGGTTGTAGCGGCGCGGCCCGATGACGAGGGCAATGCCCACCGAGACGATCGCGAACGCGGCCGCAATCGCCCCCAGCACCAGGATGGGTGTGTAGACAGTCATGTCTGTGTCAACCTCTGTGCCGCTCTCTCGGTGGACTTTCGATGTGAGCTAGAACACAGCTTAGTCGCGTTAACGGTCGAGGCGCCGCATTTTGGTTAGGATCGGAACCGACAGCTGGGTCCACCCGCCCTCATCTGTGAGAGTGGTGAAGATGCAACGGCCACAGCGTTTTTCGTGCTGTGATCAAGAACGTGGGCGCAGCAGATCTGCCACGGCCTCACCGAGCCGGATCGGATCGATCGGGTGCGGCACCGCCGCTTCGGCGCGTGACCAGGACGCCAACCAGGCGTCGTCGGGACGCCCGGTGAGCACCAGGATCGGGGGACACACCCTGATCTCGTCCTTGAGCTGCTTGGCCAGCCCCATCCCGCCCGTCGGCGTCGCCTCGCCGTCCAAGATCAGCAGATCGAATCCGCCGGCGGCGACCTGCTCGACGACCACCGGCGCGGTCGCGACGTCGAGATAGCTCAGCTCGGGCAGATCGGGATGAAGGCGCCGGCCCAGCGCCGAGCGCACCTGTTCGCGGGTGCGGTTGTTGGAGCTGTAGACCAGGATCCGTAGCTGCGCATCGGTGTCGGCCACAGGGGCGATGCTACGACTGCTTGACGAAAACCGCGGCGGCTTCGATGGTGACCGCGTCACCCATCATCCCGAGCAGGTTGCCGTTGACCCCGAATGTCTGACGGTTCAGCGTGGTCGTGGTTTCCAGCCGGACCTCACCGCCGGGCAGGCCCCGCACGTGCGTCGGCAACTCCAGATCCTGCTGTTTGCCCTTCACCGTCAACTGGACGCTCAGCGTCACCCAGGACGGCCCGGTGGCCTCCGCGGCCTCCACCGCCACCTCGATCAGCGGGAACCGGCGAACGTCGAAGAAATCATCGGAGCGCAGATGGTTGTCGCGGCGGCCGATGCCGGTGCGCACCGACGCGGCGGCGATGCGCAGCCGCCCCGTGACATTGCCCTCCGCGACCGCCTCGGCGCTGCCCTCCACCTCGGTGAACACGCCGTTGACGTGCGCCAGGCCCCAGAACGTGGGGCTGTGGAACGCGACTTCGGTGCGGCCGGGATCCAGCCGCCAGGTACCCAGCCAGTCCTGCAGATCCATCCCCGGTCCTCCTCAGTTCGTGAGTAGGGGAGCCATATCGGCCGGGTCGAAGTATTCGTCGATCCGGGTGATCCGGCCATCGGCGCCCACCTTGATCACGATGCATACACGCAATTGGATCGACGCACCAGCGGTGGCCTCGGCGTGCAGCACGTGTTGCTGCACGAAGCCGCCGTCGAAGAACTGCCGATCGAGGATCTCGTAGCGCCGCGAGGAGGTGATCCGCATGAACCACCGGATCACCTTGAGTGCGGGCCCCAGGTCGTTGTCGGCGGTGTCCCCGCTGTGCCACACCTTGACGTCGTCGGCCCACATGGCGGCGACGGTGTCGTATTCACCGCGCTCGATGGCGCTGAACAGTCGGTCGGCCACATCGGCGGTCATATCTCCTCCTGGGGTTGACCTCAAGGATGGTTCAGGTCCGAAGCTGGTGGACATGAGAGAACACTTTGACAGGGCCTATGAAACACGCACCGCGCCATGGGTGATCGGCGAACCGCAACCGGCGGTCGTCGCGCTCGCCGAGGGCGGCATGCTGCACGGACGCATCCTGGACATCGGATGCGGGCTGGGGGAGCACACCATCCTGCTGACCGGCCGTGGCCATCCGGTGCTCGGTGTCGACTACGCGCCGCGCGCCATCGCCCAGGCCCGGGAGAACGCGGCCACGCGGGGCGTGGACGCCCGGTTCCAGGTGGGTGACGCCATGGACATGGACGCGATCCTCGCCGGGGCCGCGCCGTTCGACACGATCCTGGACAGCGCGCTGTTCCACATCTTCGACGATCCCGCCGACCGCGCCCGCTACGTCGCCGGCCTGCACCGGGGCTGCCGGTCCGGTGGGTATCTGCATCTTCTGGCCCTGTCCGACGCGGGCCGCGGGTTCGGCCCGCAGGTCGGCGAGGAGGTGATCCGGTCCGCATTCGCCGACGGCTGGGAGCTGGAGGCGCTGGACACCACCACCTACCGCGGGGTGGTGGGTCAGGCGCACGCCCCGCTGCTCGGCCTGCCGGTCGGTGCGGTCGTCGACGAGCCGGCCTGGCTGGCCCGGATACGCCGGCTGTGAACCCTCACTCCTGGTCATAGCCCGGGTGCGCGATGTCGAGGCGATGGCGCACCAGGGCCCGCAGCGCGGGCAGTACCTCGGCGCCGCGGCCGTCGAAATCCCCGGCCCGGATCGCGGCGGCCAGGGCGGCCTCCTCGTCGAACCCGAGCGCCGCCAACTCCGCGCGGGGCTCGTCCTCGCCGGTGGCCGCCAGTTCACGTTCCACGATGCGCAGCACGTTGGCCGCGACCCGGGCGTGGAAGTTCAGCGCACCGGTGGTCTCCGTGCGGACCTCGCCTTCCAGGAACTCCGCCACCGCGGCGACCAGTTCGGCGGCGGTGGGCTTGTAATGCAGGTCCGTCACGCTGTGTCCATTCCCCGGTCGCTACGCTCCAGCCCACCGGACTCCAGAAGGTTGAGCAGGTCGTACTCGGTCTCGCACACCCGCCGCCCGATGGCCGCCAGTTCGACCGACCGGGTCAGCCCCGAGCGGTGCCGCTCGTACTGGTATCGGCAGATCACGCCCCAGCGCAGGGTGGCCGCCACCAGCCACCAGCGCAGCGCGGCGCGGTCCACCGCCCGGCCGGCAGCCAGCTCGTAGGCGGACACGAAGTCCTCGATGCTGCCCAGCCCGCCCGCGCCGAGCGCGGCGGGTGCCCCGAACCGCCAGGCCCGGATGCAGAACCAAGCCAGGTCGTCGAGCGCCTCGCCGATGTGGGTGAGCTCCCAGTCCAGTACGGCGGCCAACCCGTTGTCGTCGACGATCAGGTTGCCCATCCGGAAGTCGCCGTGTACCAGCACTTCCGGCGTCGCCGCCGGACGGTTGTGCTCCAGCCAGCGAAACGCCCACTCGAATGTGGCGGTGGTGTCGCCCATCTCGTCGAGCTGGTGGCGCCACTCGTCCAGCGGGTCGGCGCTGGAGAGCCCGATCCCGGCCGGATCGGCCCGGTGGATGGCGGCCAGCGCCTGGGCGCACTGGCGCAGCAGCCGTGCCCGCGAGGTGTCATCGAGGGTGCGCGCGATCTTGCGGACGATCGTCTCACCGCCGATGAAGTCGCAGACCAGGTACGGATTGCCGAGTGCAGCAGGGGAATTGTCCGCGGCGATGATCTGCGGAACCGGTGCGCCGGTGGCCGCGGCGCGGCGCAGCGCGGCCGCCTCCAACTCCATGCTGGCGTGCACGTCGTCGGGTGGGCCGGTGCGCAGGATCAGGGCCCGCACCCCGGCCGGCGTCCGGGCGTCGAAGGCCCAGGTGGCGCGGCTGGCTCCGCCGGTGAGTACCCGCAGATCCGACACCGTGACCTCGCCCAGCTCCGGCGCGAGCACATCGACGAGGGCCGCGCCCAGTCGCGACGCGTCGGTCACTTGCGCCCGAACTTCAGCATGCGCTGCGCTACCCGGCGGATCTGGATC
This region of Mycolicibacterium diernhoferi genomic DNA includes:
- a CDS encoding NADH-quinone oxidoreductase subunit J, whose protein sequence is MTLTVLAVAIDGEPLTRTSTGEAVLFWILGAVILGSAIGVVAAPKAVYSAIFLAITMINLAVLYIAQDAVFLGVVQIVVYTGAVMMLFLFVLMLIGVDSSESLVETIRGQRISAIGVGVGFGILLIGAIGNSSVSGFVGLEQANGAGNVEGLAVLIFTRYVWAFELTSALLITATLGAMVLAHRELFDRRKSQRELAAERFGPGGHPTPMPNPGVYARHNAVDVPARLPDGTAARTSVSSVLIPRGHIPEEGE
- the nuoI gene encoding NADH-quinone oxidoreductase subunit NuoI codes for the protein MSRIRDALAGFGVTFKTMFKKPLTEQYPEEPGPVAARYHGRHQLNRYADGLEKCIGCELCAWACPADAIYVEGADNTEQQRFSPGERYGQVYQINYLRCIGCGLCIEACPTRALTMTNDYEMADDNRSDLIYGKDKLLAPLTAEMTPPPHGMAAGSTDEDYYRGNITADGLTRHPETTP
- the nuoH gene encoding NADH-quinone oxidoreductase subunit NuoH, producing the protein MTMPDLNSFGHDPWWLMLAKCLAIFVFLLLTVLVAILVERKVLGRMQMRFGPNRVGPFGLLQSLADGVKLALKEGLIPAGVDKPLYLLAPVIAVIPAIMAFAVIPMGGLVSVFGHTTPLQLTDLPVAVLYVLAVTSIGVYGIVLAGWSSGSTYPLLGGLRSSAQVISYEIAMALSFVAVFLYAGTMSTSGIVAAQSGTWFVFLLLPSFLVYVVSMVGETNRAPFDLPEAEGELVGGFHTEYSSLKFAMFMLAEYVNMTTVSALATTMFLGGWQAPFPFNMIDGANSGWWPLLWFVAKVWTFMFLYMWLRATLPRLRYDQFMALGWKLLIPVSLGWIVVVAISRTMRRDGSPGWVSALISLGAVLAVVLVLLIRRTVRRNAIPEFSLPSDPGAVSVYPVPPIPSPPRRSAPAPTPREHSDV
- a CDS encoding NADH-quinone oxidoreductase subunit G, with amino-acid sequence MTLAGPAEETTGVEMVSLTIDGHQVSVPKGTLLIRAAELMGIQIPRFCDHPLLEPVGACRQCLVEVEGQRKPLASCTAAVTPDMVVRTQLTSEIADKAQRGVMELLLINHPLDCPVCDKGGECPLQNQAMSNGRSDSRFTDVKRIYPKPISLSTQVLLDRERCVLCARCTRFSDQIAGDPSIEMLERGALQQVGIADGEAFDSYFSGNTVQICPVGALTGTAYRFRARPFDLVSTPSVCEHCASGCAQRTDHRRGKVLRRLAGDDPEVNEEWNCDKGRWAFTYARQHDRIGTPLVRDPDGSQRPASWSEAVAVAVRGLTAAAGRAGVLVGGRATVEDAYGYAKFARIILDTNDIDFRARVHSAEEADFLAHAVAGLPQSVGYADIESAPAVVLAGFEPEEESPIVFLRLRKAVRKHRLPVLSVGPFTSRGLHKLGGRLITAAPGGEAAALDGLGDELPSGSLILVGERLAGSPGAYSAAVRLAAATGARLGWVPRRAGDRGALEAGAVPHLLPGGRPVADDTARGEVAAAWHVERLPSTPGRDTAAILTAAASGELQALLIGGVEVDDLPDPEAALAAIDAAPFVVSLELRRSAVTDRADVVFPVAPVAEKAGTFVNWEGRYRSFGAALPPSATSDMRVLAALADEVGVDLGLTDAAAVRADLDRLGSWAGPRAAAPSVPPAGPARPGPGEAVLTGWRMLLDGGRMQDGEPYLAGTARPAVARLSAATADEIGCADGDPVRIWTERGDLRLPVAVTEMPDRVVWVPLNSAGPVYRMLGAAAGAIVGISAMNRREAERDRP
- the nuoF gene encoding NADH-quinone oxidoreductase subunit NuoF, with product MTSLTPVLSRYWDDPQSWTLETYLRHDGYRALDTALGMTPAEVIGLVKESGLRGRGGAGFPTGQKWSFINAHDPKPHYLVVNADESEPGTCKDIPLLMATPHVLVEGAIIAAYAIGARHAFIYVRGEVVPVLRRLRAAVVEAYEAGYLGTDIRGTGFDLDLVVHAGAGAYICGEETALLDSLEGRRGQPRLRPPFPAVAGLYACPTVVNNVESIASVPAIVSRGVDWFKSMGSDKSPGFTLYSLSGHVTRPGQYEAPLGITLRELLDYAGGVRAGHQLKFWTPGGSSTPLLTTEHLDVPLDYEGVAGAGSMLGTKALQIFDETTCVVRAVRRWTQFYAHESCGKCTPCREGTYWLAQIYQRLEEGAASQADIDKLLDIADAILGKSFCALGDGAASPIISSIKYFRDEYLAHLDGGCPFDPYASTLFAVEGAGA
- the nuoE gene encoding NADH-quinone oxidoreductase subunit NuoE — protein: MTAIDLQLGQRPEEAGPPISAGPQTYSDEVSAHLAADAEQIIARYPVARSALLPLLHLVQAEDGYLTPAGIAFCADQLGLTPAEVTAVATFYSMYRRTPTGDYLIGVCTNTLCAVMGGDALLDVLEQHLGIRAGQSTADGSITLEHIECNAACDYAPVLMVNWEFFDNQTPSTARDLVDDLRAGQPVTPTRGATLCTFRQTARILAGVDAGAPDTSPAGAATLAGLRVSRGEQ